One Rhodoluna sp. KAS3 DNA window includes the following coding sequences:
- a CDS encoding LemA family protein produces the protein MEFTWIVIIAVIAVIGIFLWSTYNGLVTLNVRVDEAWSDITVQLKRRADLIPNLIETVKGYATHEREVFENVTKARAETISPAVMADPAAAAVAEDGFHAAMKSLFAVAEAYPQLQANQNFLSLQQELTDTEDKVMAARRFYNGGVRELNTKIKQFPQTLFVRSLGFKERAFFEVADAAAIQEPPTVKF, from the coding sequence ATGGAATTCACTTGGATCGTAATCATTGCAGTTATTGCTGTTATCGGTATTTTTCTATGGTCAACATACAACGGCTTGGTCACGCTAAACGTTCGTGTTGATGAGGCCTGGAGTGACATCACAGTTCAGCTCAAGCGCCGTGCCGACTTGATTCCAAACCTCATCGAAACCGTCAAGGGTTACGCGACTCACGAACGTGAAGTGTTTGAGAACGTGACCAAGGCGCGAGCCGAAACAATTTCTCCGGCCGTGATGGCCGACCCAGCTGCCGCAGCGGTTGCCGAAGACGGCTTCCACGCCGCGATGAAGAGCTTGTTTGCGGTTGCTGAGGCATACCCTCAGCTTCAGGCCAACCAAAACTTCTTGAGCCTTCAGCAAGAACTAACCGACACCGAAGACAAGGTAATGGCTGCACGCCGCTTCTACAACGGTGGCGTTCGTGAACTAAACACCAAGATCAAGCAGTTCCCGCAGACTCTTTTTGTGCGCAGCCTTGGCTTCAAGGAACGCGCGTTCTTTGAGGTGGCTGACGCTGCAGCAATTCAAGAGCCGCCAACCGTAAAGTTCTAA
- a CDS encoding NAD(P)/FAD-dependent oxidoreductase, translated as MPANKSGATAPKILIVGGGYAGFYTAFKLEKLLGKNEAEVTLVDPLPYLTYQPFLPEVVAGSIEARHVVTSHRRHLRKTNIVAGKVTNVDHKKKTATIEVAGLKPYKQQYDQIVVTAGAVSRTFPIPGVADNAIGLKTIEEAVEIRNRIITNLDKAANLPAGAARDRLLTFVVVGGGFAGIETFAEMRSLVSYLLRYYPNITFEDTHFHLIEAMGRIMPEVSLETSQWVIANLDQRGAKIHLNTQLQSAEKGKIELSTGESFESDVIVWTAGVMAHPFVRNTDLPLDERGRITAKATLQVVDGENVIADAWTAGDVSAVPDLSGGGVGGFCVPNAQHAVRQAKLLAKNIVASLRNEGIQEYFHKNKGAVAGLGIGVGVFQYKKFAVKGLIAWFMHRGYHGLAMPMWERKIRVFSGWIWNFLLRRDIVAISATKDPRLAFETFASRPKK; from the coding sequence ATGCCTGCAAACAAGAGTGGCGCCACTGCGCCAAAGATCCTTATCGTCGGTGGCGGCTACGCCGGTTTCTACACTGCTTTCAAACTAGAAAAACTTCTAGGTAAGAACGAAGCTGAAGTGACCCTAGTTGATCCACTTCCATACCTGACTTACCAGCCATTCCTTCCAGAGGTTGTGGCCGGTTCAATCGAGGCGCGCCACGTTGTGACTTCACACCGTCGCCACCTTCGCAAGACCAACATCGTTGCCGGTAAGGTGACCAACGTTGATCACAAGAAGAAGACTGCGACCATCGAAGTTGCAGGTCTAAAGCCTTATAAGCAGCAGTACGACCAGATCGTCGTGACCGCTGGTGCCGTTTCTCGAACCTTCCCGATTCCGGGTGTTGCAGACAACGCAATCGGCCTGAAGACCATCGAAGAAGCTGTTGAGATTCGCAACCGCATCATCACCAACCTAGACAAGGCAGCCAACCTGCCTGCAGGTGCAGCTCGCGACCGTCTTTTGACCTTCGTGGTTGTTGGTGGCGGTTTTGCCGGTATCGAGACTTTTGCTGAGATGCGTTCGCTAGTCAGCTACTTGCTTCGCTACTACCCAAACATCACTTTTGAAGACACCCACTTCCACCTAATCGAGGCAATGGGTCGCATCATGCCTGAGGTTTCACTAGAGACCAGCCAGTGGGTTATTGCCAACCTTGACCAGCGCGGTGCCAAGATTCACTTGAACACCCAGCTTCAGTCAGCCGAAAAGGGCAAGATTGAGCTGTCAACCGGCGAAAGCTTCGAGTCAGATGTAATCGTCTGGACCGCTGGTGTTATGGCGCACCCATTTGTTCGCAACACAGACCTTCCGCTAGACGAGCGTGGCCGCATCACCGCAAAGGCAACCCTTCAGGTTGTCGATGGCGAGAACGTGATCGCAGACGCTTGGACTGCGGGTGACGTTTCAGCTGTCCCAGACCTTTCAGGTGGCGGCGTTGGTGGCTTCTGTGTTCCAAACGCTCAGCACGCTGTTCGCCAGGCCAAGTTGCTTGCCAAGAACATCGTTGCTTCGTTGCGTAACGAGGGCATCCAGGAGTACTTCCACAAGAACAAGGGTGCAGTTGCAGGCCTAGGTATCGGTGTTGGTGTGTTCCAGTACAAGAAGTTTGCTGTCAAGGGTCTAATCGCATGGTTCATGCACCGTGGTTACCACGGTCTGGCAATGCCTATGTGGGAGCGCAAGATTCGCGTATTCTCTGGCTGGATCTGGAACTTCTTGCTACGTCGCGACATCGTTGCGATCTCAGCTACCAAGGACCCGCGCTTAGCGTTCGAGACTTTTGCATCTCGACCAAAGAAGTAA
- a CDS encoding isoprenyl transferase: MTVRNLIYKLYERSLERGLRPEDLPRHIGVILDGNRRWAERQGSASASHGHEVGAKKTIEFLGWCDDLGIKVVTLYLLSTDNLKGRAEAELEELQDIIGQLATDLAATKRWRLQLVGDRASLPAGLESSIAKAEKSTGKIDGLHVNLAVGYGGRKEIADAMRSILRQHAQEGTTIDELAELLDPDLITQHLYTSGQPDPDLVIRTSGEQRLSGFLLWQSAQSEFYFEEALWPDFRRVDFLRAIRAFESRHRRFGA, encoded by the coding sequence ATGACTGTGCGCAACTTGATTTACAAGCTTTACGAGAGGTCGCTCGAGCGCGGCCTAAGGCCTGAGGATTTACCTCGGCACATCGGTGTTATTTTGGACGGTAACCGGCGCTGGGCCGAGCGGCAGGGCAGCGCCTCGGCGAGCCACGGGCACGAAGTTGGGGCCAAGAAGACCATTGAATTCTTGGGCTGGTGTGACGACTTGGGCATCAAAGTTGTGACTCTGTATCTGCTCTCAACAGATAACCTCAAGGGCCGTGCTGAGGCCGAGTTGGAGGAACTGCAGGACATCATTGGTCAATTGGCTACCGATCTTGCCGCCACCAAGCGCTGGCGCCTGCAATTGGTGGGGGACCGCGCGTCACTGCCGGCAGGCCTTGAAAGTTCAATTGCCAAGGCCGAGAAGTCGACCGGCAAAATTGATGGGCTGCACGTGAACCTGGCAGTTGGCTACGGTGGTCGCAAAGAAATTGCCGACGCAATGCGTTCAATCCTTAGACAGCACGCCCAAGAGGGAACCACGATTGATGAATTGGCTGAGCTGCTTGACCCTGATTTGATTACGCAGCACCTGTATACCTCGGGGCAACCTGACCCAGACCTCGTGATTCGAACTTCGGGAGAACAGCGCCTCTCAGGATTTTTGCTGTGGCAGTCTGCCCAATCTGAGTTTTATTTTGAAGAAGCCCTGTGGCCAGATTTTCGACGCGTCGATTTCTTGCGTGCCATTCGAGCTTTCGAGTCGCGGCACCGTCGGTTCGGCGCCTAA
- a CDS encoding hemolysin III family protein — MSMPISEGFRETPADEKPTWRGWIHAGVLPIVIAGGIVLVALADGMAAKITTAIFFASSVLLFGNSALYHRFNWSPRVKVALKRIDHANIFLLIAGSYTPITWLALPQEKAVVLMSIIWGTALLGIGFRVFWISAPRWLYVPIYIGMGWGAMAYVVDFMNANAPMMILILAGGLCYTLGAAAYGFKRPNPFPGHFGFHEIFHSFTVLAFMCHWTGILLIALEPAAGSFG; from the coding sequence ATGAGCATGCCCATTTCCGAAGGCTTTAGAGAGACCCCTGCCGATGAAAAACCAACCTGGCGGGGTTGGATTCACGCCGGAGTGCTGCCAATTGTCATCGCCGGCGGCATAGTTTTGGTCGCACTGGCCGACGGAATGGCTGCAAAAATCACCACCGCAATTTTCTTTGCCAGCTCGGTGCTCCTGTTCGGTAATTCAGCGCTGTATCACCGATTCAACTGGAGCCCAAGGGTAAAAGTTGCCCTCAAGAGAATTGACCACGCCAACATCTTTCTGCTGATTGCCGGCAGCTACACACCAATCACATGGTTGGCACTACCCCAAGAAAAAGCCGTCGTGCTAATGAGCATTATTTGGGGCACGGCTCTACTCGGCATCGGATTTCGAGTCTTCTGGATTTCTGCGCCGCGATGGCTATACGTGCCGATCTACATCGGCATGGGTTGGGGCGCAATGGCCTACGTCGTTGACTTTATGAATGCCAATGCACCCATGATGATTCTTATTCTGGCCGGCGGTCTTTGCTACACGCTTGGCGCGGCAGCCTATGGCTTCAAGCGCCCAAACCCGTTTCCGGGGCATTTTGGGTTTCATGAGATTTTTCACTCATTCACGGTTTTGGCATTTATGTGCCACTGGACCGGAATCCTGCTTATTGCACTTGAGCCAGCGGCCGGAAGCTTCGGCTAA
- a CDS encoding DUF4307 domain-containing protein → MSSQTDLLNERYGRKPVNASKSRARIIIAAASLLTLFLGWAIWVSIDTANQIKHQDQAFEIIDATQASVTFEITRPNGNAVVCAVQVLNQSYAVVGYKEVVIPASDQKIVATETKLNTTEKGVTGLVDKCWFQ, encoded by the coding sequence ATGAGCTCTCAAACTGACCTTTTGAACGAACGTTATGGCCGCAAACCGGTCAACGCGTCAAAATCGCGGGCCCGGATAATTATTGCGGCGGCCTCGTTACTCACACTTTTTCTGGGTTGGGCCATCTGGGTCAGCATCGACACCGCCAACCAAATCAAGCACCAGGACCAGGCCTTCGAGATCATCGACGCAACCCAGGCCTCCGTCACTTTTGAAATAACCAGACCAAATGGCAATGCCGTCGTTTGTGCTGTACAGGTTCTGAACCAGTCCTACGCGGTAGTCGGATACAAGGAAGTTGTAATTCCCGCCTCCGACCAGAAAATTGTGGCTACCGAGACCAAACTAAACACCACCGAAAAAGGCGTCACCGGCTTAGTCGATAAATGCTGGTTCCAATAA
- a CDS encoding M48 family metalloprotease has product MYSAIAANKRNTVFIVAGFVLLLGGLAYWWGLASGNGSSSFLIIGFIAVYALFQYYMASSIAIAMSGAVPIEKSDNPRLWRIVENLSITEGMPMPKVYVIPDEAPNAFATGRDPKHAVVAATTGLLAIMDDKELEGVMAHELGHVKNYDIRVSTIVFGLVSAVAVLADFAIRMAFFANHGNNRNSNDNGFGLALIVIGIIGSIIAWFIGPLVSAAVSRQREYLADATGAHTTRYPEGLASALEKLGTYGRPMRRASSSMAHMYINDPVKPGMVERLFSTHPPIPKRIARLREIGTKF; this is encoded by the coding sequence ATGTATTCAGCCATCGCGGCTAATAAACGCAACACGGTTTTCATCGTTGCGGGCTTTGTTTTGCTACTCGGCGGGCTGGCATATTGGTGGGGTCTGGCCAGCGGAAACGGCTCGAGCTCATTTCTGATCATCGGCTTTATCGCGGTTTACGCCCTTTTCCAGTACTACATGGCCAGCTCGATTGCGATTGCCATGAGTGGCGCGGTACCGATTGAAAAGTCAGATAACCCAAGGCTTTGGCGAATCGTCGAAAACCTTTCAATCACCGAGGGCATGCCGATGCCGAAGGTTTATGTAATTCCCGATGAGGCCCCCAACGCTTTTGCGACTGGTCGCGACCCAAAACATGCCGTTGTGGCCGCAACCACTGGTTTGCTAGCAATCATGGATGACAAGGAGCTCGAGGGTGTCATGGCACACGAGCTTGGGCACGTTAAAAATTACGACATCCGGGTTTCAACGATCGTCTTTGGCCTTGTTAGCGCAGTGGCAGTGTTGGCTGACTTTGCTATACGCATGGCTTTCTTCGCGAACCACGGAAATAACCGCAATTCGAACGACAATGGCTTTGGTTTGGCACTGATCGTGATCGGAATCATCGGAAGCATCATTGCTTGGTTTATTGGCCCGTTGGTTTCTGCCGCGGTATCGCGTCAGCGCGAGTATTTGGCAGATGCCACCGGCGCTCACACAACTCGCTACCCAGAAGGCCTAGCCAGTGCGCTTGAGAAATTGGGTACCTATGGGCGACCAATGCGCCGAGCCAGCTCATCGATGGCCCACATGTACATAAACGACCCAGTCAAGCCGGGCATGGTTGAACGTTTGTTCTCGACCCACCCACCCATTCCTAAGCGAATCGCGCGCCTTCGTGAAATTGGCACTAAGTTCTAA
- a CDS encoding PhoH family protein: MGKAAATTKKQSNLTNQATKTYVLDTSVLLSDPRALFKFKEQEVVIPIIVINELEKKRHDPEIGYYARQALRLLDDLREEHERLDFPIQVGDGGILRVELNHIDQSVLPAGFQLGDNDSRILACAFNLSSEGANVTVVSKDLPMRVKASALGMAAEEYRNDNAVDSGWTGLAEVALSADEMADLYDTEVIKHKAVAELPINTGLVISSERGHALGRVDKGSKIKLVRGDRDVFGVHGRSAEQRLAIDVLLDPEIGIVSLGGRAGTGKSAMALLAALEAVLERRQHKKIIVFRPIFAVGGQELGYLPGGENEKMNPWGQAIFDTLGALVSKEVIDHIVDRGILEILPLTHIRGRSLHDAFVIVDEAQSLERNVLLTVLSRIGQNAKVVLTHDIAQRDNLRVGRHDGIAAVIEALKGQDLFAHITLTRSERSAIAALVTDLLDH, encoded by the coding sequence GTGGGTAAAGCAGCGGCAACAACTAAAAAGCAGTCCAATCTAACCAATCAGGCAACCAAGACATATGTCTTAGACACCTCGGTTTTGCTCTCAGACCCACGGGCGCTTTTCAAATTCAAAGAACAAGAAGTCGTGATTCCGATCATCGTGATCAACGAGCTAGAAAAGAAACGCCACGACCCAGAAATCGGCTATTACGCTCGCCAGGCTCTTCGGCTACTCGATGACCTTCGTGAAGAGCATGAACGCCTTGATTTTCCAATTCAGGTTGGTGACGGCGGAATTCTTCGTGTCGAGTTAAATCACATCGACCAATCGGTGTTGCCGGCGGGATTTCAGCTTGGAGATAACGACAGCCGGATTTTGGCCTGTGCCTTCAACCTCTCGAGCGAGGGCGCAAATGTGACCGTGGTCTCAAAGGACCTACCGATGCGCGTAAAGGCCTCAGCGTTGGGTATGGCAGCTGAGGAGTACCGAAATGACAATGCCGTTGACTCAGGCTGGACTGGTTTGGCTGAAGTTGCGCTCTCGGCCGACGAGATGGCTGACCTTTACGACACTGAGGTAATTAAGCACAAGGCGGTTGCTGAGCTACCGATAAACACCGGTTTGGTAATTTCATCCGAGCGCGGTCATGCACTTGGTCGGGTCGACAAGGGTTCCAAGATCAAACTTGTGCGCGGGGACCGCGATGTCTTTGGTGTCCACGGCCGCTCGGCTGAACAGCGGCTTGCGATTGATGTGCTTCTTGACCCAGAAATCGGGATTGTGTCACTGGGCGGACGAGCCGGTACCGGTAAATCTGCCATGGCCCTGCTGGCAGCTCTCGAGGCTGTGCTTGAACGCCGCCAGCACAAGAAAATCATTGTGTTTCGGCCAATTTTTGCGGTTGGTGGCCAAGAGCTGGGTTACCTACCTGGTGGCGAAAACGAAAAGATGAACCCTTGGGGCCAGGCAATCTTCGACACGCTTGGTGCCCTAGTTTCAAAAGAGGTTATCGATCACATTGTTGACCGAGGCATTCTAGAAATTTTGCCGCTAACTCACATTCGCGGCCGTTCCCTTCACGATGCATTCGTAATTGTCGATGAGGCTCAGTCGCTCGAGCGAAATGTGCTACTCACTGTGCTTTCACGAATTGGCCAAAACGCCAAGGTGGTGCTTACTCACGACATTGCCCAACGCGATAACCTGCGAGTTGGTCGCCACGACGGTATCGCTGCGGTTATTGAGGCGCTGAAGGGACAGGATCTCTTCGCCCACATCACTCTCACTCGATCTGAGCGTTCAGCGATTGCCGCTCTGGTCACCGATTTGCTCGACCATTAG
- a CDS encoding pirin family protein, producing MILEPRLVKLTTRTGIEIRRTLPNARKRMIGAWAFVDHFGPTQQTDGMVVAAHPHTGLQTATWLFEGRIEHRDSIGTIQHIEPGQLNLMTAGHGISHSELSEAGPQSLHAVQLWIALPDSVREVSPAFEHISELPEVVLGQSTIKVFAGELLGVTAPTKLYSKLVGAELRIPAETSLTLPVNSSFEHGVMPVQGDVTVNSTVVAQELTEYLSPGTERLEITAGKDDVIAVLLGGEPFSEPIVMWWNFIARTHDEIVEQREQWNARDSRFGEFQDRIGGWIPAPDLPNVTLRSRN from the coding sequence ATGATTTTGGAGCCACGCCTGGTGAAACTCACTACCCGAACAGGTATTGAGATTCGCCGGACGCTGCCCAATGCACGAAAGCGGATGATTGGCGCATGGGCATTTGTGGACCACTTTGGCCCAACCCAGCAGACAGACGGCATGGTTGTTGCCGCTCACCCGCACACCGGACTCCAAACCGCCACTTGGCTATTTGAAGGTCGCATCGAACATCGCGACAGCATTGGCACGATTCAGCACATCGAGCCTGGGCAACTGAACCTGATGACCGCTGGGCACGGAATTTCGCACAGCGAGCTCTCTGAAGCGGGTCCGCAATCGCTGCACGCCGTTCAATTGTGGATTGCCCTCCCGGATTCTGTTCGCGAAGTCAGCCCCGCATTCGAGCACATCAGCGAATTACCCGAGGTTGTTCTGGGCCAGTCGACCATCAAAGTTTTTGCTGGAGAATTGCTGGGCGTTACGGCACCGACAAAGCTCTACAGCAAACTCGTTGGTGCAGAACTGAGGATTCCAGCCGAAACCTCGTTGACGTTACCGGTGAACTCATCTTTTGAACACGGAGTCATGCCGGTGCAGGGTGACGTAACCGTTAACAGCACCGTGGTAGCCCAAGAGCTAACCGAGTACCTATCCCCCGGCACTGAGCGGCTTGAAATAACTGCCGGCAAAGATGACGTGATTGCCGTTTTACTCGGCGGCGAACCATTTTCTGAGCCGATTGTAATGTGGTGGAACTTTATTGCACGAACTCACGACGAGATAGTTGAGCAGCGCGAGCAATGGAATGCTCGTGACTCAAGATTTGGCGAATTTCAAGACCGAATTGGTGGATGGATTCCCGCTCCGGACCTACCAAACGTGACCCTGAGATCACGCAACTAG
- a CDS encoding pirin family protein, producing MPAVTADTLTLPRLEPATGRARTVKSVTRGPQGHEGEGFPVTRAFAGVPYQDLDPFIHMDQMGEVEYAPYEPRGTAWHPHRGFETFTYMIDGTFQHQDSHGGGGIIENGATQYMTAGAGVLHIETPPEALVMSGGIFHGIQLWINLPASKKMINPAYQGIQGGDVELVSSQDGGALIRVLAGQIGPFTGPGKSQTPMAIAHITLAPGASVSVPWNPEFNALAYTLAGQGTVGEDGPGTNSAPISTGALAVFGEGDRVVFTAAETQESRHNALEIFLIGGQPIREPVVAYGPFVMNDKAGVLKAMEDYQYGRFGQIPDDAIQPFHHRGH from the coding sequence ATGCCAGCAGTTACAGCGGACACACTCACACTTCCAAGACTCGAACCGGCAACCGGTCGAGCCAGAACCGTGAAATCAGTTACCCGAGGCCCGCAGGGCCACGAGGGCGAAGGTTTTCCTGTAACTCGCGCATTTGCAGGCGTGCCATACCAGGACCTAGACCCGTTCATCCACATGGACCAGATGGGCGAGGTTGAATACGCGCCATACGAGCCACGCGGTACCGCATGGCACCCACATCGCGGTTTTGAAACCTTTACCTACATGATTGACGGCACTTTTCAGCACCAAGACAGCCACGGAGGCGGCGGCATCATCGAAAACGGCGCCACGCAGTACATGACTGCCGGTGCTGGTGTTTTGCACATCGAAACCCCACCTGAGGCATTGGTTATGTCAGGCGGAATATTCCATGGCATTCAGCTGTGGATTAATTTGCCGGCCAGCAAAAAGATGATCAATCCGGCCTACCAGGGCATTCAGGGTGGTGACGTCGAGTTGGTCTCTAGCCAAGATGGCGGTGCGCTAATCCGTGTTCTTGCTGGTCAAATTGGCCCATTCACCGGTCCTGGTAAATCTCAAACACCGATGGCGATTGCGCACATTACCCTGGCACCCGGAGCTTCAGTATCAGTGCCTTGGAACCCTGAATTCAATGCCTTGGCCTACACCTTGGCGGGGCAAGGAACCGTTGGAGAAGACGGGCCGGGCACCAACTCAGCCCCGATCTCAACTGGCGCGCTTGCCGTGTTTGGCGAGGGAGACCGAGTGGTATTTACCGCGGCCGAGACTCAGGAGTCGCGACACAATGCCCTCGAGATATTCTTGATCGGCGGACAGCCAATTAGAGAACCGGTCGTGGCCTACGGCCCATTCGTAATGAATGACAAGGCCGGAGTCTTGAAGGCTATGGAAGACTACCAATACGGTCGTTTTGGGCAGATTCCTGACGACGCAATTCAGCCTTTTCACCACAGAGGACACTAA
- the ilvA gene encoding threonine ammonia-lyase, which translates to MPKTSPVVAPTLDEFEAAREIVSQVAIVTPVLHSNYLTDLTGQEVYLKAENLQRTGAYKIRGAYNRMTKLTADERKLGVVAASAGNHAQGVALAAKKLGIKATIFMPIGASLPKLQATENYGAEVVLTGAVFNETLKAAQEYAAKQGAIFIPPYDHIDVVMGQGTVGLEIMEQVPDVENIVVAIGGGGLAAGLAVAAKLTAAESGRKIKVIGVQSEHAAPYVPSLKSGELTEITISRTIADGIAVGKPGRIPFELIKQHVDKVVTVSDDEIAKAIVVLMERSKQVVEPAGAVAVAALMSGAFKPKGKTVAVLSGGNIDPLLMQKVIGHGLAASERYTTISVMLPDRPGQLVKTAEAIAAAHGNVVEVLHTRHGKGLEISEVELRMSVETTGHEHRQRVLKALQAAGLKARIEAD; encoded by the coding sequence ATGCCAAAGACCAGTCCAGTAGTTGCGCCAACTCTCGATGAGTTTGAAGCTGCTCGCGAGATTGTGTCTCAGGTTGCCATTGTGACCCCGGTTCTGCACTCAAACTACTTGACTGACCTAACCGGCCAAGAGGTCTATTTGAAGGCCGAGAACCTTCAGCGCACTGGTGCCTACAAGATTCGCGGTGCCTACAACCGCATGACCAAATTGACCGCGGATGAACGCAAACTTGGCGTAGTGGCAGCCAGCGCGGGTAACCACGCACAGGGTGTGGCTTTGGCCGCAAAAAAGTTGGGTATCAAGGCAACCATCTTTATGCCAATTGGTGCATCACTGCCAAAACTCCAGGCAACTGAAAACTACGGCGCCGAGGTTGTACTGACCGGCGCGGTTTTCAACGAGACCCTCAAGGCTGCGCAAGAGTATGCAGCCAAGCAGGGGGCAATCTTTATTCCGCCTTATGACCACATCGATGTGGTTATGGGTCAGGGAACCGTTGGTCTTGAAATCATGGAGCAGGTTCCAGATGTAGAGAACATCGTGGTTGCTATCGGTGGAGGTGGCCTTGCAGCTGGCCTTGCTGTGGCAGCCAAACTTACTGCGGCCGAGTCAGGCCGAAAGATCAAAGTCATCGGTGTTCAGTCAGAACACGCTGCACCGTACGTGCCTTCGCTAAAGTCGGGCGAGCTGACCGAAATCACGATTAGTCGAACCATTGCTGATGGAATTGCTGTTGGTAAGCCAGGACGCATTCCATTTGAGCTAATCAAGCAGCACGTAGACAAAGTGGTCACGGTAAGTGATGATGAAATTGCCAAGGCGATTGTGGTTTTGATGGAACGTTCAAAGCAGGTGGTTGAGCCTGCCGGTGCTGTTGCAGTAGCTGCGCTGATGTCTGGCGCATTCAAGCCAAAGGGTAAGACCGTGGCAGTACTTTCGGGCGGCAACATCGACCCACTCCTAATGCAAAAGGTAATTGGGCACGGTCTCGCTGCCTCGGAGCGATACACGACAATTTCGGTCATGCTTCCGGATCGCCCAGGTCAGTTGGTAAAAACTGCCGAGGCAATTGCAGCCGCGCACGGAAACGTGGTTGAAGTGCTGCACACTAGGCACGGTAAGGGTCTTGAGATCAGCGAAGTTGAGCTTCGTATGAGCGTTGAAACAACTGGCCACGAACACCGCCAGCGGGTCTTGAAGGCTCTGCAGGCTGCCGGCCTAAAGGCGCGCATCGAAGCTGATTAG
- the greA gene encoding transcription elongation factor GreA encodes MSETHEPTWLTQAAYDRLAAELEYLLTVARQDIAKKIQEAREEGDLKENGGYHAAKEEQGKIEARAARLENILANAVVGEARESHGVVEQGTVVRLTMNGSELEFLLGSAEIAEGTDIDVYSPDSPIGTAIMGAKVGETVSFFAPNGKERTIEILEVKNFEG; translated from the coding sequence ATGTCTGAAACCCACGAACCAACCTGGCTAACCCAGGCTGCCTATGACCGACTCGCCGCTGAGCTTGAATACCTTCTCACCGTCGCACGTCAGGACATCGCCAAAAAGATTCAAGAGGCCCGCGAAGAAGGCGACTTGAAAGAGAACGGCGGTTACCACGCAGCCAAGGAGGAGCAGGGCAAAATCGAAGCCCGCGCGGCACGCCTTGAAAACATTCTGGCCAACGCCGTTGTTGGCGAAGCACGTGAGTCTCACGGCGTCGTTGAACAGGGCACCGTGGTTCGTCTGACGATGAACGGCAGCGAGCTAGAGTTTTTGCTCGGCAGCGCTGAAATCGCCGAGGGCACCGACATCGATGTTTACAGCCCAGACAGCCCAATTGGAACAGCAATTATGGGAGCCAAAGTCGGCGAGACCGTGAGCTTTTTTGCCCCAAACGGCAAGGAGCGCACCATTGAGATTCTAGAAGTAAAAAACTTCGAGGGCTAA